One Heteronotia binoei isolate CCM8104 ecotype False Entrance Well chromosome 20, APGP_CSIRO_Hbin_v1, whole genome shotgun sequence DNA segment encodes these proteins:
- the LOC132588589 gene encoding gastrin/cholecystokinin type B receptor-like, with product MNVSFRLSRIHSLLEFLQGDNLSLPGLLNGSRQLGWEELEKLLFLFNEDPVAICLTVMYLVSFVVGFVGNVMSLRMLTRKRNRRMPSLNATRSLLINLAVCDLMVVCICMPITVGNLIYKAWVYGDFLCRAVPFIQAVSVSASVLSLTVISLNRYYSVHNPLNARSFFTHRKILSTILVVWVLSSGICLPLVFMNKRDEIWVLQGFPLGFPICTEVWPQERVKQAYNFLLFCALYCLPVLFNMVICCLTVHRLWNPTRPLRDCGALNQTLPASRLKIRKKVAQMVVALVLLFAVSWLPIYMMDLWIEFNGPKSLLDEAPLPWVLQLRPFAQWLSLTNSSLNPICYCFVGNLYRSAKEMKSRYHKKVASLLNFSMSEKSLPSSTPELLSYKSSSSKEPNVVVVIGNGYQENCNPRTQV from the coding sequence ATGAACGTCTCCTTCCGCCTCTCCAGAATCCACAGCCTGCTGGAATTCTTGCAAGGAGACAACCTCTCCTTGCCCGGCCTACTCAACGGGAGCCGGCAACTGGGTTGGGAGGAGCTGGAGAAGCTGCTCTTCCTCTTCAACGAGGACCCCGTGGCCATCTGCCTGACCGTCATGTACCTGGTGTCCTTCGTGGTGGGCTTCGTGGGCAACGTCATGTCGCTGCGGATGCTGACCCGGAAGCGCAACCGCCGGATGCCCAGCCTGAACGCCACCCGGAGCCTCCTGATCAACCTGGCCGTCTGCGACCTCATGGTGGTCTGTATCTGCATGCCCATCACGGTGGGCAACCTGATCTACAAGGCGTGGGTCTATGGGGACTTCCTGTGCCGGGCTGTCCCTTTCATCCAGGCGGTGTCTGTCTCGGCCAGCGTCCTCAGCCTCACGGTTATCAGCCTGAACCGCTACTACAGCGTCCACAACCCTCTCAACGCCCGGTCGTTTTTCACCCACCGGAAGATCTTGAGCACCATCTTGGTGGTCTGGGTGTTGTCCTCGGGGATCTGCCTGCCCCTCGTCTTTATGAACAAAAGGGATGAGATCTGGGTGCTGCAGGGCTTTCCCTTGGGCTTCCCCATCTGCACCGAGGTCTGGCCTCAGGAGAGGGTCAAGCAAGCCTACAACTTCCTCCTCTTCTGCGCCCTCTACTGCCTGCCCGTCCTCTTCAACATGGTCATCTGCTGCCTGACGGTCCACCGGCTGTGGAACCCCACCCGACCGCTGAGGGACTGCGGCGCCCTGAACCAGACCTTGCCGGCTTCCCGGCTGAAGATCCGCAAGAAAGTGGCCCAGATGGTGGTGGCTTTGGTCCTCCTCTTTGCTGTCTCCTGGTTGCCCATTTACATGATGGACCTCTGGATTGAGTTCAACGGTCCCAAGTCTTTGCTGGATGAGGCTCCACTCCCCTGGGTTCTGCAGCTCCGCCCATTCGCTCAGTGGCTCAGCCTCACCAACTCCAGCCTCAACCCCATCTGCTACTGTTTTGTAGGCAACCTCTACCGCTCGGCCAAGGAGATGAAGAGCAGGTATCACAAGAAGGTGGCCTCTCTTCTCAACTTCTCCATGTCTGAAAAGAGCTTGCCTTCTTCCACACCCGAGCTGCTCTCATACAAGAGTTCCTCCAGCAAAGAACCCAACGTCGTGGTGGTGATTGGAAATGGGTACCAGGAGAACTGTAATCCTAGGACACAGGTGTGA